The segment GATGATGCACGAGCCCGAGGTCGAGCGCAGGGAAGCGGACAAGGTGCCCGCTCGCTTCACCGTCCGCCCGTAGAAAAGAGGGGGGCATGTCCGCCAAGTCCGTCGTCATGGATGGCAACACGGCTGCCGCCCACATCGCCTATCGCGTCAACGAGGTCTGCGCCATCTTTCCGATCACGCCGTCATCCACGATGGCGGAGCTGGCCGATGCCTGGGCTGCTCAAGGCATCAAGAACATCTGGGGTCAGGTTCCGATAATCCAGCAGATGCAGTCGGAAGGGGGCGCGGCCGGCGCGGTGCACGGCGCGCTCCAGAGCGGCGCTCTCACCACGACGTTCACGGCGTCGCAGGGGTTCCTGCTGATGCTGCCCAACATGTACAAGATCGCGGGCGAGCTGACGCCTTGCGTCTTTCACGTGACGGCGCGTGCGATCGCCACGCAGGCGCTGTCGATCTTCGGCGACCACTCGGACGTGATGAGCGCGCGCATGGTCGGATTCGCGATGCTGGCCGCGACGTCGGTGCAGGAGGCGCACGACCTCGCGCTCGTGGCGCATGCCGCCACGCTAGAGACACGCGTCCCGTTCGTGCACTTCTTCGACGGC is part of the Candidatus Krumholzibacteriia bacterium genome and harbors:
- a CDS encoding pyruvate:ferredoxin (flavodoxin) oxidoreductase — its product is MSAKSVVMDGNTAAAHIAYRVNEVCAIFPITPSSTMAELADAWAAQGIKNIWGQVPIIQQMQSEGGAAGAVHGALQSGALTTTFTASQGFLLMLPNMYKIAGELTPCVFHVTARAIATQALSIFGDHSDVMSARMVGFAMLAATSVQEAHDLALVAHAATLETRVPFVHFFDG